In a genomic window of Candidatus Paceibacterota bacterium:
- the ruvC gene encoding crossover junction endodeoxyribonuclease RuvC — protein MKILGIDPGYGRLGLAVIEKPNKGKEVVLYSSCMETFGKDSIYQRFKEIGLEIVKIIEEYKPDEVALETLFIEKNQKTGMRVAEVRGIIIYEAVKRDIPVFEYSPLQIKSSITGDGTSDKTRMIKMIGLLVKLPKKIKLDDEYDAIAVALTHSACRRSLLSPTTNH, from the coding sequence ATGAAAATACTTGGTATTGACCCAGGCTATGGTCGTCTCGGCCTAGCCGTCATAGAAAAACCAAACAAAGGAAAAGAAGTTGTCCTTTACTCTTCTTGCATGGAAACTTTCGGTAAAGATTCCATATATCAACGTTTCAAAGAAATAGGATTGGAAATTGTAAAAATCATAGAAGAATACAAACCTGATGAAGTTGCTCTAGAAACTCTTTTCATAGAAAAAAACCAAAAAACTGGCATGCGGGTTGCTGAAGTGCGTGGAATTATTATCTACGAAGCGGTCAAAAGAGATATTCCTGTTTTTGAATATAGTCCCCTACAAATCAAATCGTCCATCACCGGCGATGGTACTAGTGATAAAACAAGAATGATAAAAATGATCGGACTTCTTGTAAAATTACCAAAAAAGATAAAGTTAGATGATGAATACGACGCTATCGCCGTTGCTTTGACCCATTCTGCATGCAGACGATCTCTTTTATCACCGACTACCAACCATTGA
- a CDS encoding YebC/PmpR family DNA-binding transcriptional regulator encodes MSGHNKFSKIKHLKAKNDAQKSQHFGKLVRLITVEAKSAKGNLSSPGLAAAIEKARKENMPNDTIDRAVKKATSDNSAAMENIIYESYGPGGVAILISSLTDNRNKAAQEIKHILSKNGFELASPGSASWAFQKTHEGWTPTTTMPLEDADIDVLTKLVEDLENNEDVQEVFTNAE; translated from the coding sequence ATGTCTGGACACAATAAATTTTCTAAAATAAAGCACTTGAAAGCAAAGAATGATGCTCAAAAGAGTCAGCATTTCGGTAAACTTGTTCGTCTCATTACAGTTGAAGCAAAATCTGCAAAAGGTAATCTCTCTTCTCCGGGACTTGCCGCCGCTATTGAAAAAGCTCGCAAGGAGAACATGCCAAACGACACAATAGACCGCGCAGTCAAAAAAGCTACTTCCGACAATAGCGCCGCTATGGAAAATATTATCTACGAATCATACGGACCAGGCGGTGTAGCTATCCTCATTTCATCTCTTACTGACAATCGCAACAAAGCTGCACAAGAGATCAAACACATTCTTTCAAAAAACGGATTTGAACTCGCTTCCCCCGGAAGTGCTTCTTGGGCTTTCCAAAAAACTCACGAAGGTTGGACACCAACTACAACTATGCCATTGGAAGATGCGGACATTGATGTTCTAACCAAACTTGTTGAAGATCTGGAAAATAACGAAGATGTGCAAGAGGTATTCACGAATGCAGAATAG
- a CDS encoding helix-turn-helix domain-containing protein, with amino-acid sequence MKKPQINPKILGSLGLSINEAKVFEVLRTQTLGRDIAKIARVAGLPRMTVSDILHRLKERGLAERVTMKRRSNWKYKRGLEFMERRPVKW; translated from the coding sequence ATGAAAAAACCTCAAATTAATCCAAAAATACTAGGTTCGCTCGGTTTGTCTATTAATGAGGCAAAGGTTTTTGAGGTGCTTAGAACTCAAACTCTTGGAAGAGATATTGCGAAGATTGCGAGAGTTGCAGGTTTACCGAGGATGACAGTTAGTGATATTTTACATAGATTAAAAGAAAGAGGTCTTGCTGAGAGAGTGACTATGAAAAGGAGATCTAATTGGAAATATAAAAGAGGATTGGAATTTATGGAGAGACGACCGGTTAAGTGGTGA